Proteins encoded in a region of the Muntiacus reevesi chromosome 19, mMunRee1.1, whole genome shotgun sequence genome:
- the FAM229B gene encoding protein FAM229B has translation MPFRFGTQPRRFPVEGGDSSVGLEPGLSSSAACNGKEMSPTRQLRRCPGSHCLTITDVPITVYATMRKPPAQSSKDMHPK, from the exons ATGCCTTTTCGGTTTGGGACTCAGCCAAGGAGGTTTCCAGTGGAAGGAGGAGATTCTTCAGTTGGGCTGGAGCCTGGACTGAGCTCCAGTGCTGCCTGTAATGGGAAAGAGATGTCACCAACCAG aCAACTCCGAAGATGCCCTGGAAGTCATTGCCTGACAATAACCGATGTTCCCATCACTGTCTATGCAACAATGCGAAAGCCACCTGCACAAAGCAGCAAGGACATGCATCCCAAATAG